The sequence TTACCTAGAATAAGAAAACATGAAAAATAGGTCCCTTTTTGTAATTTATCCTTAAAATAAAGATTAACGTGATCACGCAATAATGTCATATTCTATTAATTTATAAACACCCAATAACCTTATTACCAATTTTCATATGGGGAACTTAAAAACTTAATTGTAAATTGATGTTATCGCCTACCTCACGTGAAAAAAATTATTGTATTAAGTTTCATTAAAAAGCGTTTCCACGGGATAAAACCTCTTTAGAGAATATAAGGTTTTCATGAGGCTGATCTTGAGCCGCCATCCAAGCACGAATACCTTTGTTTAAAAGAATTTTTTTGGTGTAGAAAGTCTTAAATTCAAGATCTTTCGCGGCGCGAATTTCTCGAGAAACGAAGTCATAGGCACGTAGGTTCAAAGCTAGACCGACTACTCCAAGAGCACTCATTCATAAACCAGTTACTGGTACAAATAACATTAATAAATGTAACTAACGTTTATTAGAAAAAGCTAACCCCAAAGATTTGGAACCAAAAACGATTAGCAGTGACCATTGATAACGAATCTATAATCGTAATTCAATGGGGTTCTAATTTTTTTTTCCCAATAACTTAAACCAAAAATTAAATGTGTAGATCCGGGTTGGTCATTACAAACATCATCAAATAATAACTATATTATGCTCCCTACATTTCATATTTATCGTCGAGTATTTCTTTTTTCGGATATTTCAATTTCATTGTCTTATTTCATAAATAGGTAAGATTAAAGAAATTAAGTTCATAAATATCTCTAATGTATgtatgtaaaataaaaaataatagtaaGAGGTAAAactataaaataaagaaaaaatacAATGTGATTATGATATTTCAAACATTGTGTGATTTTTGTGAGAAGATAATCAATATGGGACAGAGTGAGTATAAATCAACAATTTTGTCAAGTATATAAGTAAACTAGAAAAAAGAAACTAACTAATAACTATCCACATAACTCACATTCCAAAAGAATAACTCATAAATTGAGATTATGAGTTGCAAAATTAAACTAAAATTATGGAGAAGGAACCATACTATATATATGAATGactaattataattgtaattttaatttgtcAAGAATTGAAGAATAAAAGCGTAATTAGGTATTGTGTTGAACAAAAGCGTAACAGAGTGTGTTTCTATTAACGTTTATGAGAAAACCAAGAAAAAGAGTTCACTTTTTCTTTAtacattttttatatatttattagcaaCTAATACTATAAAATGATAAGTGGACTAATTTTAAATATTTAATGACCCGTACTATAATACTATAAAATTATAAACTAAAAAAAATTCATGGAGTCCTACAATTATATTTACTCCTGTAAAATTTTTAATGATCGTCCGTATAAAGCTTCCCGTAACTACTAGTGTCACAGGACCCACCGATATACGAGTACGTTATATATTTAACTCCATATCGATATCGAAAGTTTTAAATTTATTGAGGCATTCAAACCTCACTTAAGTCATTGAATTGTAAACATTCCTTGATTTTGATATGTATGATTGTTGTTTGTCAATCGATTTGTTGAAGTCTTCCTAGTTTTATATATAAATAGTTCTTGTtttttcagaattttttttttttttttttttttttttttgacaatctATAAAGAATTGTGCAAAGCAAGTAGTGACCTACTGACCTGAGAGGGTAGACTTGTCAATAAACGAACAATTATTAAATAAAGAAAGAAGAAAAAGTCATTTATACCCTTGTAGGGTAGCCCTAGAAGTAGCCGTTATATTTCATTTCTCTTATTAATTTCTTCTTTTACCTCCACCCACTTCCAAATATCGCCGGTACATGTTGCTCGCCGGAGATCATATCTCCGATCAACATCGAAACAACTCAACCATGCCTCCAAACGTTTCAAATCTCTCCGATATGAGCACCGGAATTATCAACGTCAAGTCTCCGAAACCGTTCACTATTAAGAAACAAAAACGACCGCCGATGATCGAAATCCCTAACCTACTTCAACCAATCGAATTCAAATCGAAAAACATCGAATCAAAATCCGACGTCGTTTCGTCATCTACCGGATTCGGTGTCGCCGTTTGTTCTGTTAAAGGAAGGAAATCATTCatggaagacgctcacacaattgTTTCTACTTCTTCCGAAAAGGTACATTTTTAATTTCATATTTTAACATCTTTTTAATTGTTAATTTTTCGTAAAATTCTGCTAACCGACAATGTTAATTGCTTACATTATATTGTATGGTAGTAACTACTGAGCATATGCTTTACAATGGCGAGTTAATTGATTAATTTTGGTTGCTTAAATTAGGGATTTTTTGGGGTATATGATGGACATGGAGGAAGTAAGGCTGCCGATTTTGTAGCGAAGAATTTGCATTCGAATGTTTTCGAGATGATGGAGAAGTGCAGTGAGAATACATCAATTGAGGAAGCTGTTAAAGCTGCATTTGTGAAAACAGATGATGAATTCCTCAAACAGGTTAGAATCATCGGTTTCGTATATATTAAAGTTTATCAGAATTATATTTTACAGCATCATTATCACAACTTTGTATTACAAATGTGTATCCGAACATGATCTAATATTATACGTACAATCAGGTTGGGCCGTCCTAATATTGTAATATTATACACCTTGTGTTTTTGATTATTAGAAACTGAACAGTGAAGatgtaaatgtaaaaaaaaaataaaaaatcatggACTTGATATGTGTTGTGGTCAAAATCATACACCTGTTTGTAAACAGTAAAATGCGCATTTTACGCTTATAATGAAGTACTTACAATTGCAGAAACATACATTAATGAAGCTGTGTAACTGAGGGTAGAATATTTGGTAAGTTAGTTTGGAACTGGAAATTATTTTTTAAGACAAAAATGGTTTGGTGTGAAAGTGAAGACCGGGTACGCTACTTAAAAAATTGAATCATTCCTTTTACACTTTGATCATTTTCTTATGCATGTGTTAAAGAATTTTTCTTGTTAATTAAAGGTAGATTGTGTACAGACATCAGATTGTTGACTGTGACAACATTGTCAAGTAATTGCTTAACTACACTTTGACTCGTTCTTATAAGCTCTACTACtagtatttatattcatatttatttaagTTGAAGTTTAGTTAAGAGTTCACATATATGTTTACTTCTTCAAGATCTAGACTTGGTAATAGTGTACAATTATAAAGTCAAATACCAAAGGCCCAAAGGGTAAAATAgacatttttaaaaaaatttaagttTGTGAATTGGGTAGAAATTGTCATTTACATGTCTAGTGATTAACACTTGTATGTCTGTACTTTATCTCTTAAAGAACACTTATAATTGCAAAAATGTCACTGGAATTGTGTCCGATTATTTACAAAGCCACATAGAATGTTAAAAAAAGCTAATGATGTGATACTTATATCGTAAGTAGGTAAACCAATATCGAAAATAACTATGCATAATCATATTTATAACTGAATGACGATGATTAACAGGGAGTAGAAAGTGGTGCTTGCTGTGTTACTGCTCTTATTAAAGATAAAGAGCTTGTTATATCGAACTTAGGTGATTGCAGAGCTGTTCTTTCCAGAAATGGAAAGGCTGATGCTTTAACTAAAGATCACAAAGCATCGAATGAAGATGAACGTAAAAGGATAGAAGATAAGGTAC comes from Rutidosis leptorrhynchoides isolate AG116_Rl617_1_P2 chromosome 4, CSIRO_AGI_Rlap_v1, whole genome shotgun sequence and encodes:
- the LOC139845362 gene encoding probable protein phosphatase 2C 14, producing MPPNVSNLSDMSTGIINVKSPKPFTIKKQKRPPMIEIPNLLQPIEFKSKNIESKSDVVSSSTGFGVAVCSVKGRKSFMEDAHTIVSTSSEKGFFGVYDGHGGSKAADFVAKNLHSNVFEMMEKCSENTSIEEAVKAAFVKTDDEFLKQGVESGACCVTALIKDKELVISNLGDCRAVLSRNGKADALTKDHKASNEDERKRIEDKGGYVELHRGTWRVHGVLAVSRSIGDAHLKDWVLGEPETKTLPLTDDVEYLVLASDGLWDEVGKQEAIDVVTRCMASPKQNKVCQVKQLKRRVNNNWNESENDEPQRKAKRVSFENHTNKDHGLTPDGLVEACKELVNLAVTRGSLDDITVMIVDLQAFR